A single Streptomyces sp. NBC_01381 DNA region contains:
- a CDS encoding TetR/AcrR family transcriptional regulator, translating to MTTNQRPQPAPGSGPRRKRQIFDATLRALARDGFASMTIEGIAEESGVNKTTIYRWWPSKSALLGAAMIDAPLLELPMPDTGDLRGDLEQLVDNLIKLLTGQPSGSVARAVLGAALGDAGLATYIRDFFADRLAREQAVVDRAVERGELPPGTDTMLLMDLLAGAVWLRAVFRRLPLDEDFARRTVAAVLDGVRAT from the coding sequence ATGACGACGAATCAGCGCCCGCAGCCCGCACCGGGCAGTGGGCCGCGCCGCAAGCGGCAGATCTTCGACGCCACTCTGCGGGCGCTGGCACGCGACGGCTTCGCATCCATGACGATCGAGGGCATCGCCGAGGAGTCCGGCGTCAACAAGACGACGATCTACCGCTGGTGGCCCTCCAAGTCGGCGCTGCTCGGCGCGGCGATGATCGACGCGCCGCTCCTCGAACTGCCCATGCCCGACACGGGAGATCTCCGCGGGGACCTGGAGCAACTGGTCGACAACCTCATCAAGCTGCTGACCGGACAGCCCTCGGGGTCGGTCGCGCGGGCCGTGCTGGGCGCCGCGCTCGGCGACGCGGGACTCGCGACGTACATCAGGGACTTCTTCGCCGACCGCCTCGCCCGCGAGCAGGCGGTGGTCGACCGCGCCGTCGAACGGGGCGAACTGCCGCCCGGCACCGACACGATGCTCCTGATGGACCTGCTGGCGGGTGCGGTCTGGCTGCGCGCGGTCTTCCGCCGCCTGCCACTGGACGAGGACTTCGCCCGCCGGACCGTCGCCGCCGTACTCGACGGCGTACGCGCCACTTGA
- a CDS encoding 2-hydroxyacid dehydrogenase, producing MTAVKNVLAIVSPHVGGRAAGGALAGLLPPSAHVTVVEAADEDPAALREAHIIVTGLAPVTAEHIAAAPGLEVIQCASHGFDYVDLDAARARSVAVCSIGSSGAEKQNVAEQTFALMLALAKQLIPAHTALTEADWALPRLQQSITELSGKTLGIVGLGHIGEEVARRAVVFDMSIVYAGPSSVGAETEARLGGARHVELDELLRTSDYVTLHAPLNDKTRHLLDAERLALLKPTAFVVNTARGALIDQDALADALTAGTLAGAGIDVFDPEPPTAALRLLKAPNVVLSPHVAGVTRETLVRIGLAAIQNVAGHLEGKPLADVVS from the coding sequence ATGACCGCCGTGAAGAACGTCCTGGCCATCGTCTCGCCGCACGTGGGCGGCCGCGCCGCCGGAGGGGCACTCGCCGGGCTCCTTCCCCCGTCGGCCCACGTCACCGTCGTGGAGGCGGCCGACGAGGACCCAGCGGCCCTCCGCGAGGCGCACATCATCGTCACGGGCCTGGCTCCCGTGACCGCCGAGCACATCGCGGCGGCACCCGGCCTCGAGGTCATCCAGTGCGCGAGCCACGGCTTCGACTACGTCGATCTGGACGCGGCCCGCGCCCGTTCCGTAGCCGTCTGCTCGATCGGCTCCAGCGGCGCCGAGAAGCAGAACGTCGCCGAGCAGACCTTCGCCCTCATGCTGGCCCTGGCCAAGCAGCTGATCCCGGCGCACACCGCGCTGACCGAGGCCGACTGGGCGCTGCCCCGCCTTCAGCAGTCCATCACGGAGCTGTCCGGCAAGACGCTGGGCATCGTGGGGCTCGGCCACATCGGCGAGGAAGTCGCGCGCCGCGCGGTCGTGTTCGACATGTCCATCGTCTACGCCGGACCGAGCTCGGTGGGCGCGGAGACGGAGGCCCGCCTCGGCGGCGCGCGTCACGTCGAGCTCGATGAGCTCCTGCGTACATCCGACTACGTAACCCTGCACGCCCCGCTGAACGACAAGACACGCCACCTCCTGGACGCCGAGCGCCTCGCCCTCCTGAAGCCGACGGCCTTCGTCGTCAACACGGCCCGCGGCGCGCTCATCGACCAGGACGCCCTCGCCGACGCGCTCACGGCCGGCACGCTGGCCGGGGCGGGCATCGACGTGTTCGACCCGGAGCCGCCCACCGCCGCTCTGCGGCTGCTCAAGGCGCCGAACGTGGTGCTCTCCCCGCATGTCGCGGGCGTCACGCGCGAGACGCTGGTCCGCATCGGCCTCGCCGCGATCCAGAACGTGGCGGGTCACCTGGAGGGCAAACCGCTGGCAGACGTGGTCTCCTGA
- a CDS encoding aldehyde dehydrogenase family protein: MGQELLADGAQGLGAAETKTETKAETKTDTKAETEDVTGTVGRLRATFDAGRTRPTAWRRRQLRALRALLTEQAPVFAEALAADLGKSPVETHTSELGLVVNEIDHTLRHLERWLRPRRVAVPVPMLPARARTVREPLGVVLVISPWNYPVMLALAPMVGALAAGNCVVLKPSELAPATSAALARLLPRYLDPDAVAVVEGAAERTTRLLEQRFDHILYTGNGTVGRIVMTAAARHLTPVTLELGGKCPALVEPGTDLAAAARRIAWGKFLNAGQSCTAPDYVLAIGGTAGPLADHIADAITSMYGADPARSPDYGRIVNERHFDRLTALLGDGRVVTGGTHDRASRYLAPTVLADVDPAAPVMDGEIFGPVLPVLSVPDLDSAIAFVNARPKPLAVYAFTPHRRTRRRLLAETSSGAVGFGLPNAHITMPGLPFGGVGESGIGSYHGRYSIEAFSHTKAVLDKPLLPDTVRAVYPPFTAAKERLIRRFM; encoded by the coding sequence GTGGGACAGGAACTACTCGCTGACGGGGCACAGGGGTTGGGCGCGGCCGAGACCAAGACCGAGACCAAGGCCGAGACCAAGACCGACACCAAGGCCGAGACCGAGGACGTCACCGGCACGGTCGGCCGGTTGCGTGCGACCTTCGACGCGGGCCGTACGCGTCCGACGGCCTGGCGACGCCGTCAACTGCGAGCTCTGCGTGCCCTGTTGACCGAGCAGGCCCCGGTGTTCGCAGAGGCGCTCGCCGCCGACCTGGGCAAGAGCCCGGTGGAGACGCACACTTCGGAGCTGGGCCTCGTCGTCAACGAGATCGATCACACGCTGCGCCACCTGGAGCGCTGGCTGCGCCCGCGCCGTGTCGCCGTACCGGTGCCGATGCTCCCGGCCCGCGCCCGGACGGTGCGCGAACCGCTCGGCGTGGTCCTGGTCATCAGCCCGTGGAACTACCCGGTGATGCTCGCCCTCGCGCCGATGGTGGGCGCCCTGGCCGCGGGCAACTGCGTCGTGCTCAAGCCGAGCGAACTGGCCCCCGCGACCTCCGCCGCACTGGCCCGGCTCCTGCCCCGCTACCTCGACCCGGACGCGGTCGCGGTCGTCGAGGGCGCCGCCGAGCGCACCACCCGGCTCCTTGAGCAGCGCTTCGACCACATCCTCTATACGGGCAACGGCACGGTCGGCCGGATCGTCATGACGGCCGCCGCCCGCCACCTCACCCCGGTCACCCTCGAACTGGGCGGCAAATGCCCGGCCCTTGTCGAGCCGGGCACCGATCTGGCCGCCGCCGCACGCCGGATCGCCTGGGGCAAGTTCCTCAACGCCGGACAGAGCTGCACCGCCCCCGACTACGTCCTGGCCATCGGAGGTACCGCGGGCCCCTTGGCGGACCACATCGCCGACGCCATCACCTCGATGTACGGCGCGGACCCCGCCCGCAGCCCCGACTACGGCCGCATCGTCAACGAACGCCACTTCGACCGGCTCACCGCCCTGCTCGGCGACGGCCGCGTGGTCACCGGCGGCACGCACGACCGCGCATCGCGCTACCTCGCCCCCACGGTGCTCGCCGACGTCGACCCGGCCGCCCCCGTGATGGACGGGGAGATCTTCGGCCCCGTCCTGCCGGTCCTTTCGGTGCCCGACCTGGACTCGGCCATCGCGTTCGTGAACGCCCGCCCGAAGCCGCTCGCCGTCTACGCCTTCACGCCCCACCGGCGGACCCGGCGCCGACTGCTGGCCGAGACCTCTTCGGGGGCGGTCGGCTTCGGGCTCCCCAACGCCCATATCACCATGCCGGGCCTGCCGTTCGGCGGCGTGGGCGAGAGCGGCATCGGCAGCTATCACGGCCGGTACTCGATCGAGGCGTTCAGCCACACCAAGGCCGTCCTCGACAAGCCGCTGCTTCCCGACACGGTACGGGCCGTCTACCCGCCCTTCACGGCTGCGAAGGAACGGCTGATCCGCCGCTTCATGTGA
- a CDS encoding endonuclease I family protein, protein MPVPHIRRWKPLAMTAAALLVGITVPAAADAATSAPTPGAAPVSAYDDTYYQDALGKTGPELKSALHTIISDQTKLSYDQVWDALKVTDEDPANSSNVLLLYTNRSQSKGSNGGDPDQWNREHVWAKSHGDFGTATGPGTDIHHLRPEDVSVNSTRGNKDFDNGGSAVGEAPGNFTDSDSFEPRDAVKGDVARMILYMAVRYDGEDGFADLEPNDKVDNGSAPAIGRLSVLKQWSDEDPPDAFEKNRNDVIFDQFQHNRNPFIDHPEWVEAIW, encoded by the coding sequence ATGCCCGTCCCTCATATACGTCGCTGGAAACCCCTCGCGATGACGGCCGCCGCGCTTCTCGTCGGGATCACCGTCCCGGCCGCCGCCGACGCCGCGACCTCGGCCCCCACGCCGGGCGCCGCACCCGTCAGCGCCTATGACGACACGTACTACCAGGACGCGCTCGGCAAGACCGGGCCCGAGCTGAAGAGCGCCCTGCACACGATCATCAGCGACCAGACCAAGCTCTCGTACGACCAGGTCTGGGACGCGCTCAAGGTCACCGACGAGGATCCGGCCAACAGCAGCAACGTGCTCCTTCTCTACACCAACCGCTCGCAGAGCAAGGGCAGCAACGGCGGCGACCCGGACCAGTGGAACCGCGAGCACGTGTGGGCCAAGTCCCACGGCGACTTCGGCACCGCGACGGGACCCGGCACCGACATCCACCACCTGCGTCCCGAGGACGTGTCGGTCAACAGCACGCGCGGCAACAAGGACTTCGACAACGGCGGCAGCGCGGTCGGCGAGGCGCCCGGCAACTTCACGGACTCCGACTCCTTCGAGCCCCGTGACGCCGTCAAGGGCGATGTGGCCCGCATGATCCTGTACATGGCCGTGCGCTACGACGGCGAGGACGGCTTCGCCGACCTCGAGCCCAACGACAAGGTCGACAACGGCAGCGCGCCCGCCATCGGGCGGCTCTCCGTGCTCAAGCAGTGGAGCGACGAGGACCCGCCGGACGCGTTCGAGAAGAACCGCAACGACGTCATCTTCGACCAGTTCCAGCACAACCGGAACCCGTTCATCGATCACCCCGAGTGGGTCGAAGCGATCTGGTGA